TCAGGGAGTTCGTGCGGAGCCAGGGCCGGAGCGCGGCGGCGCGCGGCGCCAGCCCCAAGGTACCGGGGGGGGGGTGACTGGCGCGCAGCCCGCCCGCCAGCCCGCGGTCCCACCTGcgccctctctccccacaggccGCCGCGCCGCCCCCCGGGGCTTCGGGGCTGAGCCTGCGGCGCCAGGGGCCGTTTTTCCCGGACCCCAGCGCGGGCGACACGCTGctggacgaggaggaggaggaggaggatgcggAGTGGAGCGGCTGTTACCAGCCCGCCGCCGTGGAACACACCCACCTGGCCGGGCCCGGCAGCGCCTCGCCGGGGCCCAGCGCCTTGGAGTCCTTTTACGGCGAGCGCACGGGCTGGTCGGGGCTGGAGGACTCGGCTCCGTGGCAGCTGGACGAGAGTGACCCCCTGGGCTGCGCAGAGCAGGGCCTGGCGCCCGCggggggagctggagaggggcatCATCACGCGCCGCAGCCGAGCTTCCGAGAAGTAAGTGCCTGAGCTCGTCCCTGACCGAGCTTGTAGAGCCCTTCAGAGCCTCCCAGCTTCCGCTGCCACACCGAGTCCTTTTCCAGGCCTGGAGCGCTGCAAGCTCAACGGCTTTTCTCACCAAGAGAGGTTATTGCCTCCCCCACCTTGGCTTTCTAATGTATTATCCTGGTAGGCTGTGAAGTGCTGGAGTTTAACTTTGCACTGCAGCCTGTTACAGAACAGTTATTGTAGGGCACCCTGAAGGGCCTTTAAATGTATCTGCATTTTCACTGAAGTCTGTGCATGGTATTAAGGCAGCTTGCCTTCAGAGTCGGAGGAATATGAAATGGAAACCCCTTGAAATAGTTCTAAACTCTTCTATGTAGCAGAAGTTAAAACTAATGATGATGTGTGGCACAGCACAAAGGTTTCGGTAGGCACTCAGGGTGACCTAAAAAATCCCCTCATCGCTCTCCATATATTCATGGCAGTAAAATCTTTATCCAGGCATGCACTTGTCTTActtaatctctccatgcctcatGGTTTTTCCTCTGAGAtggagattattattattttggtctTGAGAGGATATATTCTTAAATATTGTTTGTGAATTTAGATCATGGAAATTGCCAAGAGTTTTCCAGCTCTAGAAGTGAGACTTGAAGGTTTCATCAATGCTGGTTTTTGCATGTTAAAAAGATCAGTATGATCACCAGACCATACATTCCTGATTTCTAATGAGTATTTTTCTGCAGCTACAAGAAGAAAATGCCAGACTAAGAAGTAAGATTAACCAGCTTCGCTTTTTCTCTGAAACTCAGACAGACAGGTATGTATACTACAGCGGAAAAGAAATCATGAACTTGATAAATGAAGATGAGGTGCTGATATCCTTATACATTGTAACTGAATGAAACAAGGTTTGTGACAGTTTATGCCATTGGTCACCAACTGGTCAATCATGATCGATTGGTCAATCCTataggacagtggtccccaaacttttcatctggcaggcaccagacgaaAGACCGTAATGGCAGTGGAGCATTTGCCGAAATGCCATCAAATTTCTGCAATGTTTCGGCggcaatgcctctcgatgacgccacttgccgccTACAAGCAGCGTCAGCGAGAGGTGTCGCTGCCAaaacgccgcagaaattcagtggcatttcggcagatgctcgaccgccCGTGAGGAcatgggcgcatttagatgctggtgcccgcaggcaccgcgttggggaccccttcTATAGGATCTCCTAGTCGATTGCAATTGGTGGTGATGCAgccgctaaggcaggctccttgcctgccccaaccctgcagctcccattggctgggaatcgggagctgtggccaatgagagctgcaggggcggtgcttgcagagaggggcagtgcacggagctatgtgccccccactctcccccaggggccacaggggcatGTTGTCCCCTTCCAGGAGCGGTGTTGGgccggggtaggcagggagcctgccttagcaacAGCCACGCTGCGCCACCAACTGGGAGCACGGAGGTAAGTGCTACCTGGTggaaccctccccccccacccagccttGAGCCACCtcctgaagcctgcatcccataCCCCCTCTGGCACCCctagctctctcccagagcctgcacccagaaccccctcctgcaccccccagccctgagccccctcccagagcctgtacccggaaccccctcctgaacccccaaTCCCCCTACCCTAGCCCAGAgagagtgagggtgtgggagagtgagcaatggaggggggcagaggggacagagtgagcagggcagggctttgcGGGAGGGATGGGGTTagagatcctgggttgcccttaaattcaaaaagtgatcttgggtgtaaaagGATTGGAGACTACCGGTTTACACTATTGTATGACAAGTTCAGTACAGGGTTATTTCAGCTGAGAAACTTTTAGCTTCTGAGAAATCATTTGTATTTCCTTTTAGAAAAAATCAGGGAAAGTAGGTAGAATGTTTGTCTGATTTGGTGTCtagttttttaataataattggagcCAAATGCTTTCCTCTTCTATAACCTATTCAACTCAGTTTGTCAGTGAAGGCAAACTTGCCTATTGGAACACTTCAGACCTTCAAAGTGATGTATTAATAATCATTACTTTGCTCCTTTAAGGCAAATGAGTATTTTCATTTTACCAATAGGGAAATTGATGGTGGGGAGCTTAGGTGAATTTCCCCAGGACACaggtgagtcagtgacagagctgtgattagaactcaggaattcctCTGTCCACTGCACCATGCTGCCTCACATacttgtagaactgataaatgaaattgtttttaattgttcactttattaatgtaacttctgttcaccattcactacacttgccatattgtaattcaaaccccattttaaaacactcactccatcttgtaaaagcttcctccaaccttcatttttgcaaaccctgctgtaatcttattagttagtttagatgtgtgaatgaggcatgtatggatgataaaatcaacctccagccccagcctgtcctgatgaggtgaagttcaactaccaacggctgaagacctagacaacagtgaaacaaagtaaaaagcatccaccctaaaaagaaaaggacaaaagaacaacagaaggaagatcaaagccaggttcaaggctgaaagtcacgcctgcaattgacaggtgatcaatccaaacccaaaggcagcgtgacacagcaagacctatagactttgaatccaaactaaaagcctgtaaaaaagaagggtgagataagagactttgggtaacattctgctgccaacatggagccagccacctgctgattaatttaacaacagcagaatgaagcaactcccatgaactaacatagggaaaaatccctataaagctggactctgaagactgaggactttgagtctatggttctgctgccagcctccaggagcatcaggtgcacctgacccggactcggctccactcttgtgtacagggtacctggccagtattctgtcacaagcaactttaggctggtaactataatatctatccagaacttgtatgaatgattgtgtgaatggatatataggaataagtagctaaacaacgttgtttgttgttatcttttattttattatggtatttacaataaatgtgacaaatgtcttgtcccctttaataagatcctgctagttttttattggtataacatacTGAGGCAATTCACACTTTCCTAAAAAGGGACTGTTACACAACTACTGACCACACCTCAGAATGGCTTGAAAAGCAGCATAATATAGACTGACAGTGAATGGACATGTTGTGCAGAGATTCAGCTGTATAGTTATCCTTAACGCTAATGGATGTTGAACAAGTAAATCCCCTGAGGTCCAGCCTAATTCTGTGGGTGGATTTTCTATAGTGTGTTGGAATGAACATTTTTGTCATACTGAAGCCTCTATCTAGGATGTTCTAAAAATATTGATAATAGAATCTTCTTGCCTGCAACACTTTGTGTACTATTCCacttaatgcaaataaaaatgccTACTTTGTTCTCTTTAACTAGGGTAAAGAAGCTTGAAAAAAAACTAGAAGAAAACAAGATTAAAGAGCAAAAAGAAGCCCAGGATTTAGAAGCAATGGTGCAGCATGTAGAACAGAATCTCCAGTTGATGACTGTAAATATTTCTTTATGTTCTTATAGTATAGAACCATGATCAGGGCTAccttgtgggtttttgttttcctcctcaaACACTGGAGGAAGCATAAGCAATGCAGGCAGGAGGATGGTTCAGTAATGGTAACATTCTCTTTTCAACTCTGACATTTTGGTTCAACTTTTTCCCTTTCATTATTCAGGAGACAAGTTATCTATCACTTTTCATAGTATCAAGTGTCTATTACTGACAGCACTTCTGAAACAAGGGCTGCTAACATGAAAAGGAGCTGAGTTCCACTAGAGGAGTCAGGGCTTTGCAATGATTGATTAAAGAGTCTTAATCACTTAAATTCAGCTGTTTCTGTGAGGCTTTCTGGAAACACCCAAATGACAcataatttacaaatatttacgTATAGGCATTGCCTGCAAGAAAATTGGTAATTAAGTCATGTTTGTTTATAGTGAGTAAATTCTTTCCTTACTCAGAAGGCAGAGAGATATTGCTGCCTTTATCACTTGATTGATATATTATATCCCTTCCCTATCTTTAGAATGTTATTTTAGTCTTTGAGGTAGGACTTACACATTCTTCTGGATTAGGAAAATGCATAGTGCATTCTAGTCACTACCACAGTATAAATCTTGGTGTCTTGTATTCCAGAAACGGGCTGTGAAAGCAGAAAATAACATTATAAAACTGAAACAGGAAAATGCACTACTTCAGGTATGAATCTGTCCTCTTCTTTTTAAGGTTATTGTACTGTATGAACTTCAGGTGAACATATCTTGATATTACAGAGTTTATAACAATGCAACTGGAAAAGTATTCACTTGTGGGTGAATCTTCTATAAAATGTCCTTGTGTTCTGACTGAATGTaatataaatgtaaaacaaaaagttCACAACTCCAATGTTTAGAACTTGTGCGCTATGGGACCAGTAACTTGTGAGGCTTCTTATCCCACAGAATCTGGGATTTCTCACTTTCCATTGGCataaacactgacttttagcCATGGTATGTTATGTGATAGACATTAAAATTGCATTATTCTGATTAacctcttcctcatccccaatGCACACTCTAAATTTGAACTGATTTTAGTGCCTTTTCTCTTAGCAATGTAAGATAGGACAGTAACCCCAACACCACCTGGAGAAGTCTAGCTTTCTGATCAAATATTAACTTCTAAatgagttggaaaatccactacTCTAATATCAGAATTAAAATTGAGTAAGGGAAGCAGAAGCAAGATGGTTTTCAGAATGAAGCAGATTTCGGGACTGCTAACTAGCAAACCGCCAGGGTTAGAAGCATTTGGTGGGACTAGTACCTGACCTGAAAGCACTTGTAAAGGCTTCTAAGGTTTAGTCCTGAATGAGAGATCACATGAAAAATTTTGATCCCTGTAAGTGGAGACCATGATTTTTCAGATGGCACAAGTTCCTAATGGAGAGAGCCCTAAGTTAGCCCCGAAAAAGCAGCATTCAAGTACTCATAGGAATTGTTTTCACGTGCCATCTTATATAAATAAATGTGCACCTGCTCTAGGAAAATTGCTTATAATAAACTAAACTCTTTCTAAGGTTCAGTTGAAGAATTACAAGACAGAGAATGAAGCCTTGAAGACTGGCCAGTCTGC
This genomic window from Chelonoidis abingdonii isolate Lonesome George chromosome 24, CheloAbing_2.0, whole genome shotgun sequence contains:
- the ENTR1 gene encoding endosome-associated-trafficking regulator 1, with amino-acid sequence MAGQSRAPRSPSPNPHLWGGEEPGEANPFSFREFVRSQGRSAAARGASPKAAAPPPGASGLSLRRQGPFFPDPSAGDTLLDEEEEEEDAEWSGCYQPAAVEHTHLAGPGSASPGPSALESFYGERTGWSGLEDSAPWQLDESDPLGCAEQGLAPAGGAGEGHHHAPQPSFRELQEENARLRSKINQLRFFSETQTDRVKKLEKKLEENKIKEQKEAQDLEAMVQHVEQNLQLMTKRAVKAENNIIKLKQENALLQVQLKNYKTENEALKTGQSASLAVVKQNADTALQNLLRVITNSRSSIKQLVSGAETLQVVAELLKSIDRISEISDDGP